The following proteins come from a genomic window of Dysidea avara chromosome 12, odDysAvar1.4, whole genome shotgun sequence:
- the LOC136241208 gene encoding short-chain collagen C4-like, producing MAATNSGFNYSLLLALVSFSLLLLGIVLANGWYFQSSLVELRAQMMVQKQDIVEQRIKIEVQGETIQQLKESVKEQNKVFTQLQINQLLLKNNDQSTNGALVTNNTVQHGINKRSTDKTLELLRGRDGRDGRDGFRGPKGMIGLSGPKGEAGSACQDGMVCVNGTAGPPGPKGEIGAPGPNGNNGLLGPQGPQGAPGRDGFNGEQGVKGEKGFPGPKGETGFLGPVGSPGPPGMNGTKGFRGRGGPRGLPGHPGLDGQNGTTGTPGVPGKDGEAGAPGRDGEAGAPGRDGQPGAPGRDGQAGAPGRDGAAGVPGREGAAGDRGVPGRQGITGSPGSPGLNGFKGEKGEKGTMGLRGFIGPFGPPGPSGPQGPHGSKGECKSGIVYVCWGCTTCPNTGTELVYTGRTGGARYNQGGGSNPQCLPLDPNYYKTVSGAQNAAYMYGAEYEGTNGLVRGTQDTDVPCTVCYVPTRNTVYMIPAKYICPKGWTREYFGYLMSQHNTHRRSQFTCIEQSLKSVNSSSQDHNGVLFYPVEGVCGSLPCPPYEQTKELSCAVCTR from the exons ATGGCTGCTACTAATAGTGGATTCAACTATAGTTTGTTACTGGCACTAGTTTCCTTTAGTTTATTATTGTTGGGAATTGTTCTAGCAAATGGCTGGTATTTTCAGTCATCACTGGTTGAATTGAGAGCACAAATGATGGTACAAAAACAAGACATAGTGGAGCAGAGAATAAAGATTGAGGTACAGGGAGAGACTATACAGCAACTTAAAGAATCTGTCAAAGAACAAAACAAAGTGTTTACTCAACTACAAATTAACCAGCTCTTACTAAAA AACAACGATCAGTCTACTAATGGAGCCTTAGTTACAAACAACACTGTTCAACACGGCATAAATAAAAGGTCCACTGACAAAACACTGGAGCTTCTTAGAGGGAGAGATGGTCGAGATGGACGAGACGGGTTTCGTGGTCCCAAAGGAATGATTGGACTTTCAGGACCTAAGGGAGAGGCAGGAAGTGCTTGTCAAGATGGAATGGTGTGTGTGAATGGGACTGCTGGACCTCCTGGACCCAAGGGAGAAATAGGAGCACCTGGTCCAAATGGAAATAATGGACTACTAGGCCCGCAAGGTCCACAAGGAGCACCAGGGAGAGATGGTTTTAATGGGGAACAAGGAGTTAAAGGTGAAAAAGGATTTCCCGGACCCAAAGGAGAGACTGGGTTTCTTGGTCCAGTAGGTTCACCAGGTCCACCTGGTATGAATGGAACAAAAGGATTTAGAGGCCGAGGAGGACCACGTGGACTTCCAGGACATCCTGGACTTGATGGCCAAAATGGTACAACAGGTACACCAGGTGTACCAGGTAAAGATGGTGAAGCAGGTGCACCAGGTCGAGATGGTGAAGCAGGTGCACCAGGTCGAGATGGTCAACCAGGTGCACCAGGTCGAGATGGTCAAGCAGGTGCACCAGGTCGAGATGGTGCAGCAGGTGTACCAGGTCGAGAAGGTGCAGCAGGTGACCGAGGTGTGCCAGGACGACAAGGTATTACGGGATCACCTGGATCACCAGGACTTAATGGATTCAAGGGAGAGAAGGGAGAGAAGGGAACAATGGGTTTAAGAGGCTTCATAGGACCATTCGGTCCACCAGGACCAAGTGGACCACAAGGACCTCATGGATCCAAGGGAGAATGCAAGAGTGGaatagtgtatgtgtgttgggGTTGTACCACTTGTCCAAATACTGGAACAGAACTGGTATACACCGGCAGAACAGGAGGAGCACGTTATAATCAAGGAGGTGGCAGTAATCCACAATGTCTACCACTAGACCCAAACTACTACAAGACAGTCAGTGGAGCACAGAATGCAGCCTATATGTATGGAGCTGAGTATGAAGGGACAAATGGATTAGTGAGAGGCACACAGGACACAGATGTTCCCTGTACAGTTTGTTACGTTCCTACAAGAAATACAGTCTACATGATACCAGCAAAGTATATCTGCCCAAAAGGGTGGACCAGAGAATACTTCGGTTACCTAATGAGTCAACATAATACTCATCGTCGATCACAGTTCACTTGTATTGAACAAAGCCTCAAGTCAGTTAATAGTTCAAGCCAAGACCACAATGGTGTCCTGTTCTATCCAGTGGAAGGAGTTTGTGGATCACTACCATGTCCTCCTTATGAGCAGACCAAAGAGCTGTCGTGTGCTGTTTGCACTAGGTAG